A DNA window from Myripristis murdjan chromosome 19, fMyrMur1.1, whole genome shotgun sequence contains the following coding sequences:
- the hid1b gene encoding protein HID1b, whose amino-acid sequence MREIICLHGHSLFHRTEPSSPGKMGNADSKLHFRKAVIQLTTKTQPVEPTDDAFWDQFWADTATTIQDVFALVPAAEIRAVREESPSNLATLCYKAVEKLVQGADSGCPSEKERQIVLNCTRLLTRILPHIFEDADWRGFFWSTVPGAGRAGRLDEGGDDDARPLAESLLLAIADLLFCPDFTVQSHKKGGSESAEDMQSIDSCEYIWEAGVGFAQSPPLNYTHDLNRTELLKLLLTCFSEAMYLPPSSDSKNPSPWVTFFCSTDNRHALPLFTSLLNVVCAYDPVGYGIPYNHLLLSDYREQLVEQAVQILIVTLEHEAGSAASTALQALDSSASPAAMEDQEAAGPDNLFVNYLSRIHREEDFNFILKGLSRLLNNPLIQTYLPNSTKKIQFYQELLILFWKLCDFNKKFLFFVLKSSDVLDMLVPILFNLNDARADQARVGLMHIGVFILLLLSGERNFGVRLNKPYTLRVPMDIPVFTGTHADLLIVVFHKIISNGHQRLQPLYDCLLTIIVNVSPYLKSLSMVAANKLLHLLEAFSTSLFLFSSCQNHHLVFFLLEVFNNIIQYQFDGNYNLVYAIIRKRNIFHQLANQPSDTASIQKALQKRKKPATGISRTNSTETVSMEGSRPAAAAEPGTLKASLEATPGIDKLTEKSQLSEDGTMIAVPHSHTPQTTGDRASAGASDTESNSERDHEVFSTESESTQSRLSSVSSAATAWSPTPEWVLSWKTKLPLQTIMRLLQVLVPQVEKICIDKGLTDESEILKFLQHGTLVGLLPVPHPILIRKYQANSGTAIWFRTYMWGVIYLRNVDPPIWYDTDVRLFEIQRI is encoded by the exons ATGAGGGAGATAATCTGCCTTCACGGCCACTCACTGTTTCACCGCACAGAGCCGAGCAGCCCGGGGAAAATGGGAAACGCCGACTCCAAACTTCACTTCAGAAAAGCTGTGATCCAACTCACGACCAAAACTCAG CCTGTAGAGCCCACAGACGATGCCTTCTGGGACCAGTTTTGGGCCGACACAGCCACCACCATACAGGATGTTTTCGCCCTGGTGCCTGCAGCCGAGATCCGAGCTGTCAGAGAGGAGTCTCCATCAAATCTGGCAACCCTCTGCTATAAG GCGGTGGAAAAGCTCGTCCAGGGCGCGGACTCCGGCTGCCCATccgagaaagagaggcagattGTCCTGAACTGCACCCGCCTGCTCACGCGCATCTTGCCGCACATCTTTGAGGATGCTGACTGGAGGGGCTTTTTCTGGTCCACTGTGCCTGGAGCTGGCAGAGCTGGG CGTCTGGATGAAGGTGGCGATGATGATGCACGGCCCCTCGCTGAATCCCTACTGCTGGCCATAGCCGACCTGCTGTTCTGCCCAGATTTCACTGTCCAGAGCCACAAGAAGGGCGGCTCG GAGTCGGCTGAGGACATGCAGTCCATAGACAGCTGTGAGTACATCTGGGAGGCTGGGGTGGGCTTCGCACAGTCGCCTCCTCTCAACTACACCCATGACCTCAACAG GACGGAGCTCCTGAAGTTGCTCCTCACCTGCTTCTCAGAGGCCATGTACCTGCCCCCTTCCTCTGACAGTAAAAACCCCAGTCCCTGGGTCACCTTCTTCTGCTCCACAGAcaacag ACATGCACTGCCGCTGTTTACCTCCCTGCTCAACGTGGTGTGTGCCTACGACCCAGTGGGGTATGGCATCCCGTACAACCACCTGCTGTTGTCCGACTACCGGGAGCAGCTGGTGGAGCAGGCTGTCCAGATCCTTATCGTCACCCTGGAGCATGAGGCCGGGTCGGCGGCCAGCACAGCCCTGCAGGCACTGGACTCCTCCGCATCCCCCGCAGCCATGGAGGACCAGGAG gctgctGGACCTGATAATCTTTTTGTCAATTACTTGTCCAGGATACACAGAGAAGAG gacTTTAACTTCATCCTGAAAGGCCTGTCGAGGCTGCTCAATAATCCCCTGATCCAGACCTACCTGCCCAACTCTACCAAGAAGATCCAGTTCTATCAGGAGCTGCTGATTCTCTTCTGGAAACTCTGCGACTTTAACAAG AAATTCCTGTTCTTTGTGCTGAAGAGCAGTGATGTGTTGGACATGCTGGTTCCCATCCTCTTCAACCTGAATGACGCCAGGGCAGATCAGG ctcGTGTGGGCCTCATGCACATCGGTGTGTTCATCCTCCTGCTGTTAAGCGGAGAGAGGAACTTCGGTGTTCGTCTGAACAAGCCGTATACCCTCCGTGTCCCCATGGACATCCCTGTTTTCACCGGCACGCATGCCGACCTCCTCATAGTA GTCTTCCACAAGATCATCTCAAATGGTCACCAGCGTCTGCAGCCCCTCTACGACTGCCTGCTCACAATAATAGTGAATG TGTCGCCTTATCTGAAGAGCCTGTCCATGGTGGCAGCCAACAAACTGCTCCACCTCCTGGAGGCCTTCTCCACCTCCCtgttcctcttctcctcctgtcaGAATCACCACCTGGTCTTCTTCCTGCTTGAGGTCTTCAACAACATCATCCAGTATCAGTTCGATG GGAACTATAACCTGGTGTATGCCATCATCCGTAAGCGCAACATCTTCCACCAGCTGGCCAACCAGCCCTCTGACACAGCATCGATTCAGAAAGCCCTGCAGAAGAGAAAGAAACCTGCAACTGGCATCTCCAGGACCAACTCGACAGAGACTGTGTCCATGGAGGGCTCCAGACCAGCTGCAGCCGCCGAGCCAGGCACGCTCAAGGCAAGCCTGGAGGCCACTCCAG GGATTGACAAGTTGACCGAGAAGTCCCAGCTAAGTGAAGACGGTACCATGATTGCTgttccacattcacacactcctcaGACGACTGGTGACAGAGCCTCAGCTGGAGCCAGCGACACAGAGTCCAACTCTGAGAGAGACCATGAG GTTTTCTCCACAGAGTCAGAATCAACACAAAGTCGGTTGTCAAGTGTCTCCTCAGCAGCCACAGCCTGGAGCCCCACTCCAGAATGG gtgcTGTCATGGAAGACGAAACTTCCTCTACAGACCATCATGAGGTTGTTACAAGTGCTGGTTCCCCAGGTGGAGAAAATCTGCATCGACAA GGGTTTGACAGATGAGTCAGAAATCCTGAAGTTCCTTCAGCACGGCACGCTTGTGGGCCTTCTACCAGTCCCACATCCCATCCTCATCAGGAAGTACCAAGCCAACTCTGGCACAGCCATCTGGTTCCGCACCTACATGTGGGGAGTCATCTACTTACG CAATGTGGATCCTCCAATCTGGTACGACACGGATGTGAGACTCTTTGAGATTCAGAGGATTTAG
- the LOC115377881 gene encoding proton channel OTOP3-like produces the protein MNPDSKTEVSELDSSWATPGCRSRDDPRNQESSDHQMQDLELDPLQVWVPSGRRLLSGLLGLNVVLLGAALVAGQAFNPVGLKHQEPQIFLLLLMGCSMAWMMWYLLWARKQPGISPHKDHHAGGITVTVVLMLFATFSLLLYIFKSGYFITMRECKPAAKVFSPFIEAPFLGLQTYLLWAHSKDCIHRHKIITRSGLMVTLSADLLLWLNAVTEDTIHQEIELEKEERMDLSNSNFSESDENSNSAGGISNSTLCQCTSSAACLIFRKGYEVLYPFNIEYYLMAGCMLYVMWKNVGRRMSPSTHQHVTQKLTLRIVHQGGILFGPLLGGLVLTAGVTVFVLYQVWVSQQQRRLTAFLIFYGFHLAVMPIMSLCCLAGMLVHKLERRAEERGHNPTRSLDVILLVGAALGQLALSYFSLVAALSVGTSGPLGGLDLSYSLLSLLELMLQNIFIIEGLHRHPSLLKMKQRQRSSIFKPKKNIAVPAHEEGKTDISLLEKNVSAPPVVQEGNEKKSWTKRAIQEICAFLILSNVMLWIIPAFGAHPQFENGLGKQFFGFSTWFVLVNLGQPLGVFYRMHSVGALMELLISA, from the exons ATGAATCCAGATTCCAAAACTGAAGTCTCAGAGCTGGATTCCTCCTGGGCGACACCCGGATGTCGGTCCAGAGATGACCCGAGAAACCAGGAGAGCTCTGACCATCAGATGCAGGACCTAGAGCTGGATCCGCTGCAGGTGTGGGTCCCAAGTGGGCGACGTCTGCTCTCTGGGCTGCTGGGCCTCAACGTGGTGCTGCTGGGCGCTGCGCTGGTGGCTGGCCAGGCTTTTAACCCTGTGGGCCTGAAGCACCAGGAGCCCCAGatctttctgctgctgctgatgggcTGCAGCATGGCCTGGATGATGTGGTACCTTCTGTGGGCCAGGAAACAGCCAGGGATTTCCCCGCATAAGGACCACCATGCTGGAGGAATCACCGTCACAG TGGTCCTCATGCTTTTTGCAACATTCAGTCTGCTGCTGTATATCTTCAAGAGCGGTTACTTCATCACTATGAGGGAGTGTAAGCCTGCTGCTAAAGTTTTCTCCCCATTCATCGAGGCGCCCTTTCTAGGGCTACAG ACATATTTACTGTGGGCTCATTCCAAAGACTGCATTCACCGGCACAAGATAATCACCAG GTCTGGGCTCATGGTGACCCTCTCTGCAgacctgctgctgtggctgaacGCAGTGACAGAGGACACCATCCATCAAGAAATCGAATTagagaaggaagaaaggatGGATTTAAGCAACTCAAATTTTTCTGAAAGTGATGAGAATTCAAATTCAGCAGGAG GAATCAGCAACTCAACCTTATGTCAGTGCACATCAAGTGCAGCCTGCCTCATCTTCAGGAAAGGCTACGAGGTTCTTTATCCCTTCAACATCGAGTACTACCTGATGGCAGGCTGCATGCTGTATGTGATGTGGAAGAACGTGGGCCGCAGGATGAGTCCCAGCACCCATCAACACGTCACTCAAAAGCTGACCCTACGCATTGTTCACCAAGGTGGGATCCTGTTCGGCCCTCTGCTTGGCGGCTTGGTCCTCACAGCAGGAGTGACTGTCTTCGTCCTCTATCAGGTCTGGGTGAGTCAGCAGCAGCGTCGCCTCACCGCCTTCCTCATATTTTATGGATTCCATTTAGCCGTTATGCCCATCatgtctctctgctgcctggCTGGCATGCTGGTCCACAagctggagaggagagcagaggagcggGGACACAACCCCACCCGGAGCCTGGATGTGATCCTCCTGGTGGGGGCCGCCCTGGGCCAGCTAGCCCTGTCCTACTTCTCCCTGGTGGCGGCCCTGTCTGTGGGGACTAGTGGGCCCTTGGGCGGCCTCGACCTCTCCTACTCCCTCCTCAGCTTGCTGGAATTAATGCTCCAGAACATCTTCATTATCGAGGGCCTCCACAGGCATCCAAGTCTTCTCAAGATGAAACaaaggcagaggagcagcataTTCAAG CCCAAGAAAAACATTGCAGTCCCCGCACATGaggagggaaagacagacaTCTCACTGCTGGAGAAAAATGTGTCAGCGCCACCTGTTGTTCAAGAAGGCAACGAGAAAAAGTCCTGGACCAAGAGAGCAATACAAGAAATCTGCGCTTTCCTCATCCTTTCGAATGTCATG CTGTGGATCATCCCTGCGTTCGGGGCTCATCCTCAGTTTGAGAACGGCTTAGGGAAACAGTTCTTCGGCTTCAGCACGTGGTTCGTCCTGGTCAACCTGGGCCAGCCTCTTGGAGTCTTCTACAGGATGCACTCTGTGGGAGCCCTGATGGAGCTGCTGATCTCTGCCTAA